In Euphorbia lathyris chromosome 10, ddEupLath1.1, whole genome shotgun sequence, a single genomic region encodes these proteins:
- the LOC136208433 gene encoding uncharacterized protein isoform X1, with translation MVWYGMVCYERNDCVDAGVVEGGSSMVFINDVAFEIGGGPFNVREAFGDENMLIHSSGHPVFTNKWELTQETTSSMNEDSESSTKEETPSAQEPTLPIFQKIINLRKQIQSCEKNPVTRMHGIGGGAERLLEAGLLRITIPLNRKFSGCL, from the exons ATGGTATGGTATGGTATGGTATGCTATGAGAGAAATGATTGTGTGGATGCAGGTGTAGTGGAGGGAGGAAGCTCGATGGTGTTTATAAATGATGTGGCATTTGAAATAGGAGGTGGACCGTTCAATGTGAGAGAAGCATTTGGAGATGAAAATATGTTGATTCATTCATCAGGACATCCAGTATTCACAAATAAATGGG AATTAACTCAGGAAACTACATCTTCCATGAACGAGGATAGTGAATCAAGCACAAAAGAAGAAACTCCTTCAGCTCAAGAGCCCACATTGCCAATatttcagaaaattatcaatttgAGGAAGCAAATTCAG tCGTGCGAAAAGAATCCCGTGACCCGAATGCATGGCATAGGCGGAGGAGCTGAACGGCTTCTGGAAGCGGGTTTATTGAGGATCACAATTCCATTAAATCGAAAGTTCAGTGGATGTCTTTAG
- the LOC136208433 gene encoding uncharacterized protein isoform X2: MVFINDVAFEIGGGPFNVREAFGDENMLIHSSGHPVFTNKWELTQETTSSMNEDSESSTKEETPSAQEPTLPIFQKIINLRKQIQSCEKNPVTRMHGIGGGAERLLEAGLLRITIPLNRKFSGCL; this comes from the exons ATGGTGTTTATAAATGATGTGGCATTTGAAATAGGAGGTGGACCGTTCAATGTGAGAGAAGCATTTGGAGATGAAAATATGTTGATTCATTCATCAGGACATCCAGTATTCACAAATAAATGGG AATTAACTCAGGAAACTACATCTTCCATGAACGAGGATAGTGAATCAAGCACAAAAGAAGAAACTCCTTCAGCTCAAGAGCCCACATTGCCAATatttcagaaaattatcaatttgAGGAAGCAAATTCAG tCGTGCGAAAAGAATCCCGTGACCCGAATGCATGGCATAGGCGGAGGAGCTGAACGGCTTCTGGAAGCGGGTTTATTGAGGATCACAATTCCATTAAATCGAAAGTTCAGTGGATGTCTTTAG